From a single Streptomyces liliifuscus genomic region:
- a CDS encoding succinic semialdehyde dehydrogenase, with the protein MTDSQAPVQAPEKTGTNPLAPAPEGARTAADVVTPELIAQLTRGVVGSGRTANHTPFTGEKLADLPESTPEDVERAYEKARAAQAVWAQTPVRQRAAVLLRFHDLVLARQAEVLDLIQLETGKARLHAHEEVQAVAVAARHYGRKATSYLRPKRHAGAVPTLTKVTELRHPRGVVGQIAPWNYPLELSVGDAIPAFVAGNAVVMKPDTETCLTALWARDLLIEAGLPADVFQVVLGEGPVVGPEVVKRADYVSFTGSTRTGREVAQSAAARLVGVSLELGGKNAMLVLEDADIDKAAAGAVRACFSSAGQLCISIERLYVHESIADAFVERFATRTRAMRLGKSLAYGAEMGSLVGERQLETVTRHVEEAVSKGAKLVAGGVARPDIGPYFFEPTILDGVEAPMAVCNEETFGPVVSIYRFKDEDEAVELANSTPYGLNSSVWTKDGRRGAKVAARLRTGTVNVNEGYAPAYGSVQSPMGGMKDSGLGRRHGSEGILKYTEAQTVAQQRLLPMAPSLGMDDEGYAQFMSRSLRLMKAFRFR; encoded by the coding sequence ATGACCGACTCGCAGGCCCCGGTACAGGCCCCGGAAAAGACCGGCACCAACCCCCTCGCGCCCGCCCCCGAGGGCGCCCGCACGGCTGCTGACGTGGTCACGCCGGAGCTGATCGCGCAGCTCACGCGTGGCGTGGTCGGTTCGGGCCGCACCGCCAACCACACGCCGTTCACGGGCGAGAAGCTGGCCGACCTGCCCGAGTCCACCCCCGAGGACGTGGAGCGGGCCTACGAGAAGGCCCGCGCCGCCCAGGCCGTCTGGGCCCAGACCCCCGTCAGGCAGCGCGCCGCCGTCCTCCTCCGCTTCCACGACCTGGTGCTCGCCCGCCAGGCCGAGGTGCTGGACCTCATCCAGCTGGAGACCGGCAAGGCCCGTCTGCACGCCCACGAGGAGGTGCAGGCCGTCGCCGTGGCGGCCCGCCACTACGGCCGCAAGGCCACCTCGTACCTCAGGCCCAAGCGTCACGCGGGTGCCGTGCCGACCCTCACCAAGGTCACCGAGCTGCGCCACCCCCGGGGTGTCGTCGGCCAGATCGCCCCCTGGAACTACCCGCTGGAACTCTCCGTCGGCGACGCGATCCCCGCCTTCGTCGCGGGCAACGCCGTCGTGATGAAGCCCGACACCGAGACCTGCCTCACCGCCCTGTGGGCCCGCGACCTGCTGATCGAGGCGGGCCTGCCGGCCGACGTCTTCCAGGTCGTCCTGGGCGAGGGACCGGTCGTCGGCCCGGAGGTCGTCAAGCGCGCCGACTACGTCTCGTTCACCGGCTCCACCCGCACGGGCCGCGAGGTCGCCCAGAGCGCGGCGGCCCGTCTGGTCGGCGTCTCCCTCGAACTCGGCGGCAAGAACGCGATGCTGGTGCTTGAGGACGCCGACATCGACAAGGCGGCGGCCGGCGCGGTCCGCGCCTGCTTCTCGTCCGCCGGCCAACTCTGCATCTCCATCGAGCGGTTGTACGTCCACGAGTCGATCGCGGACGCCTTCGTGGAGCGGTTCGCCACGCGCACCAGGGCGATGCGGCTCGGCAAGTCCCTCGCGTACGGCGCCGAGATGGGCTCGCTGGTCGGCGAGCGCCAGCTGGAGACGGTGACCCGGCATGTCGAGGAGGCGGTCTCCAAGGGCGCCAAGCTCGTCGCGGGCGGTGTCGCCCGCCCGGACATCGGCCCGTACTTCTTCGAGCCCACCATCCTCGACGGCGTCGAGGCGCCGATGGCGGTCTGCAACGAGGAGACCTTCGGCCCGGTCGTCTCCATCTACCGCTTCAAGGACGAGGACGAGGCGGTCGAACTCGCCAACTCCACGCCCTACGGCCTCAACTCGTCGGTGTGGACGAAGGACGGCCGCCGCGGCGCCAAGGTCGCGGCCCGCCTGCGCACCGGCACGGTCAACGTCAACGAGGGCTACGCGCCCGCCTACGGCAGCGTCCAGTCCCCGATGGGCGGCATGAAGGACTCCGGTCTCGGCCGCCGCCACGGCTCCGAGGGCATCCTCAAGTACACCGAGGCCCAGACGGTCGCCCAGCAGCGCCTGCTGCCCATGGCCCCGTCCCTCGGCATGGACGACGAGGGCTACGCCCAGTTCATGAGCCGCAGCCTCCGCCTGATGAAGGCGTTCCGGTTCAGGTAG